The Terriglobus sp. TAA 43 sequence TCCTCAGGCAGGCTGGCTTGTTTCATGCCGTCCATAAGAAGTGGGTTACGCGGCCTTCATCGCAAACCGGTATGCCGCCAATAGGTCATTTCGCAGATGCTGGTACAGCGTATGGCGCATTGCTGCATCCGGCGCCCGCAGAACAGCCGAGGGGTGAACCGTTGCCATCACATGGTCTGCGAATGGCGTCGAAAGTATTTTGCCTCGATCGCGCATCAGCCCGAATGTCCCACCCAGCAGTGACTTCGCGGCGGAAGCTCCAAGGCACAACACAAGCTTCGGTTTCACCGCGTCCAGTTCCGCCAACAACCATGGTTTGCACGCCGTAATCTCACTCATTCTGGGATTCTGGTGAAGACGCAGCTTCCCACGCCGCACAAACTTGAAATGCTTTACGGCATTCGTCATAAATACGTCGCTGTCTGCTATGCCGGCTTCCGCCAGTGCCTTCTTCAGCACTCCGCCCGCCGGACCAACGAACGGCAGGCCCTGGAGGTCTTCCTGATCGCCGGGTTGTTCGCCCACTAACATCAGCGGAGCATGGCCAGCACCTCGCCCTGGCACGACGTGCGTTGCGTCCTTGTAGAGGTCACAACCTTTGCAGGCGGGCAACGCCTCACGAATGACAGACAAGGTATGCTTCGCGGGAACAAACGGAGCCGCACTCGGCTTACCGGCCTGCTCCGAAACCATGCCTTCCACGCGTTTCGCTGCAGTCGCCATTAACTGTGGGAGTAACTCGATCTCTGGCAGGTTGCCCCAATATCGCACTGGCATATGTCCGCGCATGGCCGCTGGATTCAACCTGGCGGGATTGAAGATGCTCGCATAATAGCTCTTCCATAGCTCTTCCAATTCATCACCGGATGGAGCCTGTTCACGCGGCACGGGTGGTCCATATTGCAGGTGTTTTGTCGTTGGCTCCCAGGACGCCGATCCATCTGGCGTAAGGATGGACCAACGCATCACGGCAAAACGTTCTGCAAAGAACGGAGCTGCCAGCTTTAGGATGTGGTGCTGCGGCTCAAACCAGGCAATGAAGCGTTCTTCACCGTCTTTATCCTCCACAAGCCGAAAGCGAACAAAGGCGTGCATCTTGTGTTCATCGTGCCGTACCTGTTGCTCCAGCCGCAATAAGGCGTTCACATCCCCATCGACTTGTACCTTCATCAACTCGCGCTCTGATTGCAGTCGCCACAGAAGCTTGTAGAGCAGGTTCCATCGTTGTGGCTCGCGATGATAGGCCGCGATGGTCGCTTTTTCCAGAAAACTCTTCGGGACATGTGGCTTCGCATCGGGTACATCCCGTGTCAGTTCTATCGAGCCAGCTTCCGCTTCTGAAAACAACTTTGGTGTCACTGCATTCGTTACGTCGTAGAAATCAATTTCTTCAGGCAGGATGCCCTTGTTGAGAGCGGCACGAGCCAAGTCTCTCCAGTCCGCAAAGTCAAGAGTGACAGGTACACGCATCACACCCACGGCGTTCATAGTGAACCCCACATGGCGGATCGTGCCGCATCCTCAAATAGCGTCATCTGCCGCATGGGCGATGAAGCTTGGCTCTGCGAAAGTGTCTTCTTGTCGATGGCCTCCGACGAAGCGCTCCGCGAAGGCAAATGATCTGCAGCAACTAAGAACTGCGCTGCGTCTTTCCAGCAAACATGCAGCTTGCGAAGGTCATCGCTTGTGAGTCGGTGGTAACGACGTATCGAGAGGATCCTCTCCACATTGCGATATCCCAGTCCTGGAACCCGCAGCAGCAACTCGCGCGGTGCCGTATTCACATCAACTGGAAAGAACTCCGGGTGTCGTCTTGCCCATCCCAGTTTTGGATCGGTTTCCAGATCAAGGTCTGGATCAGTTTCTGTCGTAATCTCCTCGGCAGCAAATCCATAGTGCCGCATCAACCAATCGGCTTGATACAGCCTGTGCTCGTGCAGCATGGGTGAAGCCTTCAACGGCAACCGTGTGTCTGCTCCTGGATAGGGCGAAAATCCCGTGTAATAAACGCGACGTAGCTTGTAGTTCGCGTACAGTCCGCTCGCACGTTCAATGATCTCGCGATCGGTCGCAGGCGTTGCTCCGATCACCATTTGCGTACTTTGCCCGGCAGGTGCAAAAGCCGGAGCATGCACGAAATGCCTGCGATCGCTGTCGGCTTCCTGCTTCCGCACATGGATTTGCGTCATTGTCTGTTCAATGACGTCAGCCTTTTTCTCCGGGGCTAATTGCACGAGATCCCTCTGTGTGGGCAATTCGATATTCGCCGATAAACGATCCGCGTACAGCCCCACCTCATCAATCAGCCTCTGCGCGCACCCCGGAATAGCCTTGATGTGGATGTATCCACCAAAGTGATGGACCGTTCGCAGTGTCTTTGCCACCGCCAACAGTTGCTCCATTGTGTAATCGGGCGACTGGATGATCCCGCTTGAAAGAAACAGCCCTTCTATGTAGTTCCTTTTGTAGAAATCGAGCGTCAACTGAACGATCTCGTCTGGCATGAATCTCGCACGTCGAATGTCGCTGCTCACGCGATTGACGCAATACAAGCAGTCATATGTGCAGTAATTCGTAAGCAACAGCTT is a genomic window containing:
- a CDS encoding UdgX family uracil-DNA binding protein (This protein belongs to the uracil DNA glycosylase superfamily, members of which act in excision repair of DNA. However, it belongs more specifically to UdgX branch, whose founding member was found to bind uracil in DNA (where it does not belong), without cleaving it, appears to promote DNA repair by a pathway involving RecA, rather than base excision.), translated to MNAVGVMRVPVTLDFADWRDLARAALNKGILPEEIDFYDVTNAVTPKLFSEAEAGSIELTRDVPDAKPHVPKSFLEKATIAAYHREPQRWNLLYKLLWRLQSERELMKVQVDGDVNALLRLEQQVRHDEHKMHAFVRFRLVEDKDGEERFIAWFEPQHHILKLAAPFFAERFAVMRWSILTPDGSASWEPTTKHLQYGPPVPREQAPSGDELEELWKSYYASIFNPARLNPAAMRGHMPVRYWGNLPEIELLPQLMATAAKRVEGMVSEQAGKPSAAPFVPAKHTLSVIREALPACKGCDLYKDATHVVPGRGAGHAPLMLVGEQPGDQEDLQGLPFVGPAGGVLKKALAEAGIADSDVFMTNAVKHFKFVRRGKLRLHQNPRMSEITACKPWLLAELDAVKPKLVLCLGASAAKSLLGGTFGLMRDRGKILSTPFADHVMATVHPSAVLRAPDAAMRHTLYQHLRNDLLAAYRFAMKAA
- a CDS encoding putative DNA modification/repair radical SAM protein; protein product: MRAMTVQQKLQILADAAKYDASCASSGAKRSGNGKGVGHSDGTGICHSYTPDGRCISLLKLLLTNYCTYDCLYCVNRVSSDIRRARFMPDEIVQLTLDFYKRNYIEGLFLSSGIIQSPDYTMEQLLAVAKTLRTVHHFGGYIHIKAIPGCAQRLIDEVGLYADRLSANIELPTQRDLVQLAPEKKADVIEQTMTQIHVRKQEADSDRRHFVHAPAFAPAGQSTQMVIGATPATDREIIERASGLYANYKLRRVYYTGFSPYPGADTRLPLKASPMLHEHRLYQADWLMRHYGFAAEEITTETDPDLDLETDPKLGWARRHPEFFPVDVNTAPRELLLRVPGLGYRNVERILSIRRYHRLTSDDLRKLHVCWKDAAQFLVAADHLPSRSASSEAIDKKTLSQSQASSPMRQMTLFEDAARSAMWGSL